A genome region from Oryctolagus cuniculus chromosome 20, mOryCun1.1, whole genome shotgun sequence includes the following:
- the DHRS7 gene encoding dehydrogenase/reductase SDR family member 7 isoform X1, protein MSWELLLALLALCAPLLLVVQLVRFLRADGDLTLLWAEWQGRRPEWELTDMVVWVTGASSGIGEELAYQLSKLGVSLVLSARRVHELERVKRRCLENGILKGKDILVLPFDLTDRSAHEAATKAVVQEFGKIDILVNNGGRSQRSLCAETSLDVFKELMELNYLGTVSLTKCVLPHMIERKQGKIVTVNSLAGITSVPLSSGYCASKHALRGFLNALRTELVDYPGIIVSNICPGPVQSNIVKNALTEELTKTIENEGDQSYKMPTSRCVRLMLISMANDLKEVWIADQPFLFMAYLGQYAPTWAWWITSKLGKKRIENFKSGVDADCAYFSSSKKKAN, encoded by the exons ATGAGCTGGGAGCTGCTGCTGGCGCTGCTGGCGCTGTGCGCGCCCCTCCTGCTCGTGGTGCAGCTCGTGCGCTTCCTGCGGGCCGACGGCGACCTGACGCTGCTGTGGGCCGAGTGGCAGGGCCGACGCCCAG AATGGGAGCTGACCGACATGGTGGTGTGGGTGACTGGAGCCTCCAGTGGCATCGGCGAGGAGCTGGCTTACCAGTTGTCCAAGCTAGGAGTTTCCCTCGTGCTGTCGGCCAGGAGGGTGCACGAGCTGGAAAGGGTGAAAAGAAGATGCCTCG AGAAtggcattttaaaaggaaaagatataCTCGTTCTGCCCTTCGACCTGACCGACAGAAGTGCCCACGAAGCAGCCACCAAAGCCGTCGTGcaggagtttggtaaa ATCGACATCCTGGTGAACAACGGCGGGAGGTCCCAGCGTTCTTTGTGTGCAGAGACCAGCCTGGACGTCTTCAAGGAGCTCATGGAGCTGAACTACCTGGGGACCGTGTCCTTGACAAAGTGTGTCCTGCCGCACATGATCGAGAGGAAGCAAGGGAAGATTGTTACGGTGAACAGCCTGGCCGGGATCACCTCCGTGCCCCTCTCCAGTGGCTACTGTGCCAGCAAACACGCACTGCGG GGTTTTTTAAATGCTCTCCGAACTGAACTTGTTGACTACCCAGGTATAATAGTTTCTAACATTTGCCCAGGACCCGTTCAGTCAAATATTGTGAAGAACGCCCTGACTGAGGAACTGACCAAG ACCATAGAAAATGAGGGAGACCAGTCCTACAAGATGCCAACCAGCCGCTGTGTGCGGCTGATGTTGATCAGCATGGCTAATGACCTGAAAGAAGTGTGGATCGCGGATCAGCCATTTTTGTTCATGGCATATTTGGGGCAGTATGCGCCGACCTGGGCCTGGTGGATAACCAGCAAGTTAGGGAAGAAAAGGATTGAGAACTTTAAGAGTGGTGTG
- the DHRS7 gene encoding dehydrogenase/reductase SDR family member 7 isoform X2, whose translation MVVWVTGASSGIGEELAYQLSKLGVSLVLSARRVHELERVKRRCLENGILKGKDILVLPFDLTDRSAHEAATKAVVQEFGKIDILVNNGGRSQRSLCAETSLDVFKELMELNYLGTVSLTKCVLPHMIERKQGKIVTVNSLAGITSVPLSSGYCASKHALRGFLNALRTELVDYPGIIVSNICPGPVQSNIVKNALTEELTKTIENEGDQSYKMPTSRCVRLMLISMANDLKEVWIADQPFLFMAYLGQYAPTWAWWITSKLGKKRIENFKSGVDADCAYFSSSKKKAN comes from the exons ATGGTGGTGTGGGTGACTGGAGCCTCCAGTGGCATCGGCGAGGAGCTGGCTTACCAGTTGTCCAAGCTAGGAGTTTCCCTCGTGCTGTCGGCCAGGAGGGTGCACGAGCTGGAAAGGGTGAAAAGAAGATGCCTCG AGAAtggcattttaaaaggaaaagatataCTCGTTCTGCCCTTCGACCTGACCGACAGAAGTGCCCACGAAGCAGCCACCAAAGCCGTCGTGcaggagtttggtaaa ATCGACATCCTGGTGAACAACGGCGGGAGGTCCCAGCGTTCTTTGTGTGCAGAGACCAGCCTGGACGTCTTCAAGGAGCTCATGGAGCTGAACTACCTGGGGACCGTGTCCTTGACAAAGTGTGTCCTGCCGCACATGATCGAGAGGAAGCAAGGGAAGATTGTTACGGTGAACAGCCTGGCCGGGATCACCTCCGTGCCCCTCTCCAGTGGCTACTGTGCCAGCAAACACGCACTGCGG GGTTTTTTAAATGCTCTCCGAACTGAACTTGTTGACTACCCAGGTATAATAGTTTCTAACATTTGCCCAGGACCCGTTCAGTCAAATATTGTGAAGAACGCCCTGACTGAGGAACTGACCAAG ACCATAGAAAATGAGGGAGACCAGTCCTACAAGATGCCAACCAGCCGCTGTGTGCGGCTGATGTTGATCAGCATGGCTAATGACCTGAAAGAAGTGTGGATCGCGGATCAGCCATTTTTGTTCATGGCATATTTGGGGCAGTATGCGCCGACCTGGGCCTGGTGGATAACCAGCAAGTTAGGGAAGAAAAGGATTGAGAACTTTAAGAGTGGTGTG